From one Lotus japonicus ecotype B-129 chromosome 3, LjGifu_v1.2 genomic stretch:
- the LOC130748059 gene encoding uncharacterized protein LOC130748059 isoform X1 produces the protein MALLIKPCLLLCLLLLLLLLLPIPSPAAGAEEEEFSEELLLKPLPDRKVLAHFHFQSEAPLAEHSFARHHHLFPKSIAQLVKKFHIKAMELSFTQGRWNYERWGGFDPISSRNAKPPGVELWAVFDVPLDQVDASWKNLTHSLSGLFCASINFLESSTSYSAPKWAFQSALGSLRYGTLPREAVCTENLTPWLKLLPCRDKAGLSALMDRPSIYRSFYHSQRLHLSISGASADGLDSQVILEQTLTVVLQPNIQRAGMNYLSETKIQPSWSLSSIFGRKINGRCVLAKLSNVYLQLERGLVAQIENLQKNTAVYAANDSGPDDFRRNIGFELSVMPDRVHREVEKSSSILYEYPIKEYKDTEQFDLGLTWKHPVVWSSPHAPLYASRFLMGSGNERGTISISMKSTELSQGFIATNNTGERCKLQVNVLQIVPWYIKVYYHTLQLLVDERIQVVSDFVERMRVSPSEDKVSTGVMELVLRFPCEVKSALLNIEFDKGFLHIDEYPPDANQGFDIPSAIISFPDFHAGLQFSDDSISKTPMLSKLQEKSPVLSYTEVLLVPLTTPDFSMPYNVITITCTIFALYFGSLLNVLRRRVGEEERLLKNKDATKGAFLRRVLTKLSSKLRGRSPESTQPRSSLSFITPKLILRVLVVAGIAVAWHYYSQ, from the exons ATGGCTCTCTTAATCAAACCTTGCCTCCTTCTctgccttcttcttcttcttcttctcttgctTCCGATTCCGTCGCCGGCGGCGGgcgcagaagaagaagagttttcCGAGGAATTGCTACTGAAGCCGTTACCCGATCGCAAAGTACTCGCGCATTTCCATTTCCAAAGCGAAGCTCCTCTCGCTGAACACTCCTTCGCCCGTCACCACCATCTCTTCCCCAAATCGATTGCGCAACTG GTTAAGAAATTTCATATTAAAGCAATGGAGTTATCTTTCACACAAGGTCGGTGGAACTATGAAAGATGGGGTGGATTTGACCCAATATCAAGCCGCAATGCTAAGCCTCCTGGAGTTGAATTGTGGGCTGTCTTTGATGTCCCTCTAGACCAGGTTGATGCTTCTTGGAAAAATTTAACCCATTCTCTGTCAGGTCTCTTCTGTGCTTCAATCAACTTCCTAGAGTCTTCTACCTCTTATTCTGCTCCTAAATGGGCATTTCAATCAGCTTTAGGCAGTTTAAGATATGGTACACTGCCACGAGAAGCTGTCTGCACTGAGAATCTTACTCCGTGGTTGAAACTCCTTCCTTGTAGAGATAAAGCTGGCCTCTCTGCCTTAATGGATAGACCATCCATTTACAGAAGCTTCTACCACTCTCAGCGATTGCACTTGTCAATATCCGGAGCTTCTGCAGATGGGTTAGATTCACAAGTTATCCTAGAACAAACTCTTACAGTTGTACTTCAGCCAAATATTCAGAGAGCTGGTATGAACTATCTCAGTGAAACAAAGATACAACCTAGCTGGTCTCTGAGTTCAATATTTGGGAGAAAAATCAATGGAAGATGTGTTCTTGCCAAGTTGAGTAATGTCTATCTTCAACTTGAGAGAGGTCTAGTTGCTCAAATTGAGAATCTCCAGAAGAATACTGCTGTATATGCTGCTAATGACTCAGGTCCAGACGATTTTAGAAGGAATATTGGCTTTGAATTATCTGTTATGCCTGACAGGGTGCATAGAGAAGTGGAAAAGAGCTCCTCAATTCTATATGAATATCCAATCAAAGAGTATAAAGACACTGAACAATTTGATTTAGGATTAACATGGAAGCATCCAGTTGTTTGGTCCAGCCCACATGCACCTTTATACGCCAGTAGATTTTTAATGGGGAGTGGAAATGAAAGAGGTACGATTTCAATATCCATGAAATCAACAGAATTGAGTCAGGGCTTCATTGCGACCAATAATACTGGTGAGAGGTGTAAGTTGCAAGTTAATGTTCTCCAAATTGTGCCTTGGTATATTAAGGTATATTATCATACGTTACAGTTATTAGTTGATGAAAGGATTCAAGTAGTCTCAGATTTTGTTGAGAGAATGCGTGTTTCACCCTCTGAAGACAAAGTATCGACAGGGGTGATGGAGCTGGTTCTCAGATTTCCTTGTGAAGTAAAGTCAGCTTTATTAAATATAGAGTTTGATAAG GGATTCTTGCACATTGATGAATACCCTCCAGATGCTAATCAAGGATTTGACATTCCCTCAGCAATAATAAGCTTTCCTGACTTCCATGCTGGTTTGCAATTTTCTGATGACTCTATAAGCAAGACACCAATGTTGTCTAAATTACAG GAAAAGAGCCCTGTTCTCTCTTACACAGAAGTTTTGCTTGTACCATTGACAACTCCTGATTTCAGTATGCCTTATAATGTCATTACAATCACATGCACAATTTTTGCATTGTATTTTGGATCTTTGCTAAATGTACTCCGGAGACGAGTTGGAGAGGAGGAAAGACTTTTGAAAAACAAAG ATGCAACCAAAGGTGCGTTCCTTCGTCGAGTATTAACTAAATTATCTTCCAAGCTTAGAGGGAGATCACCGGAATCTACTCAACCACGATCATCATTATCCTTCATTACTCCAAAATTGATTCTTAGAGTACTAGTGGTTGCAGGAATTGCAGTTGCATGGCACTACTACTCGCAATGA
- the LOC130749878 gene encoding bidirectional sugar transporter N3-like: protein MAMSITYHDLALTFGLLGNIISFLVFLAPLPTFYRIWEKKSTEGFQALPYLVALFSCMLWLYYALLKTDAFLLITINAIGCVIEIIYIIIFIIYANQQAKNLTIKLFVAMNMSAFAMILFITHFTLRRSLRVPVLGWICVAISVSVFAAPLSIVAQVVRTKSVQFMPINLSFFLTLSAVIWFAYGFFHKDICIAIPNVVGFVLGLVQMVLYCIYRENGKTINEINIVVVNPLALGNGEVPVYPIAEKSVQDEKNNECPV from the exons ATGGCTATGTCTATCACCTACCATGATCTGGCTCTCACTTTTGGCTTACTAG GTAACATCATATCCTTCCTGGTGTTCTTGGCTCCCCT GCCAACGTTTTATCGAATATGGGAAAAGAAATCCACAGAAGGATTTCAAGCACTGCCATACTTGGTGGCATTATTCAGCTGTATGCTTTGGTTATACTACGCATTGCTCAAAACTGATGCGTTTCTCCTCATAACGATTAATGCCATTGGTTGTGTTATAGAGATCATCTACATTATCATCTTTATAATCTATGccaaccaacaagccaag AACTTAACGATTAAACTGTTTGTGGCAATGAACATGAGCGCATTTGCGATGATCCTCTTCATTACACATTTCACTTTACGACGTTCCCTCCGTGTCCCAGTCCTTGGATGGATTTGTGTCGCCATTTCAGTCAGTGTCTTTGCAGCACCTCTAAGCATTGTG GCACAAGTTGTCCGAACAAAGAGTGTACAGTTTATGCCTATCAACCTGTCATTTTTCCTTACATTAAGTGCAGTAATTTGGTTTGCATATGGTTTCTTTCACAAGGACATATGCATTGCT ATTCCGAATGTGGTGGGTTTTGTATTGGGGCTAGTTCAGATGGTGCTGTATTGCATTTACAGGGAAAATGGGAAAACGATTAATGAGATAAACATTGTTGTTGTAAATCCGTTAGCGTTAGGGAATGGTGAGGTACCCGTGTATCCAATCGCAGAGAAAAGTGTGCAGGATGAGAAAAACAATGAATGTCCAGTGTGA
- the LOC130748346 gene encoding uncharacterized protein LOC130748346, translating into MAEKKPREIKLLCPSLSKVTTQLVVSDEQRIDLGAIARAFGLDASTMRLNGHFISRGVDLVSSSVTWKSLLSFFSARGLSTGKNNRDALVVTGKFCKVGNKRGHDSQDYQCGTSKVTEDEHACSSRGIQLEAINLLKNKKLRQSNLGEILNGLSCKRKQLFEDANLLNFKKLKVNDEKSGIRDKVDDLPRSISPSQITCNYMSKNLKRIREDEAIVAANYKRIR; encoded by the exons ATGGCGGAGAAAAAACCCAGAGAGATAAAGCTTCTATGCCCTTCACTCTCAAAGGTGACTACTCAACTCGTTGTCTCTGATGAACAGAGAATCGACCTTGGAGCCATAGCTCGAGCATTTGGGCTTGACGCGTCGACAATGAGGTTGAATGGCCACTTTATCAGTAGAGGGGTGGACCTAGTTTCTTCCTCTGTGACTTGGAAGTCTctgctttctttcttctctgcTAGAGGGTTGTCCACTGGAAAAAACAACCGGGATGCTCTTGTTGTTACTGGGAAGTTCTGTAAAGTTGGGAATAAAC GTGGACATGACTCTCAAGATTATCAATGTGGGACCAGCAAAGTAACAGAAGATGAGCATGCTTGTAGTAGTAGAGGGATTCAACTGGAAGCTATCAACTTGCTCAAGAATAAAAAGTTGAGACAGAGCAACTTAG GTGAGATTCTGAATGGCCTAAGCTGCAAAAGGAAACAACTTTTTGAAGATGCCAACCTACTAAATTTCAAGAAGCTAAAAGTTAATGATGAGAAGTCAG GTATTCGAGATAAAGTCGATGACCTCCCTCGCAGCATTTCACCCAGCCAGATTACATGCAATTACATGAGCAAGAATTTGAAGCGGATAAGAGAAGATGAGGCAATTGTAGCAGCTAATTACAAAAGGATTAGATAA
- the LOC130748059 gene encoding uncharacterized protein LOC130748059 isoform X2, with product MELSFTQGRWNYERWGGFDPISSRNAKPPGVELWAVFDVPLDQVDASWKNLTHSLSGLFCASINFLESSTSYSAPKWAFQSALGSLRYGTLPREAVCTENLTPWLKLLPCRDKAGLSALMDRPSIYRSFYHSQRLHLSISGASADGLDSQVILEQTLTVVLQPNIQRAGMNYLSETKIQPSWSLSSIFGRKINGRCVLAKLSNVYLQLERGLVAQIENLQKNTAVYAANDSGPDDFRRNIGFELSVMPDRVHREVEKSSSILYEYPIKEYKDTEQFDLGLTWKHPVVWSSPHAPLYASRFLMGSGNERGTISISMKSTELSQGFIATNNTGERCKLQVNVLQIVPWYIKVYYHTLQLLVDERIQVVSDFVERMRVSPSEDKVSTGVMELVLRFPCEVKSALLNIEFDKGFLHIDEYPPDANQGFDIPSAIISFPDFHAGLQFSDDSISKTPMLSKLQEKSPVLSYTEVLLVPLTTPDFSMPYNVITITCTIFALYFGSLLNVLRRRVGEEERLLKNKDATKGAFLRRVLTKLSSKLRGRSPESTQPRSSLSFITPKLILRVLVVAGIAVAWHYYSQ from the exons ATGGAGTTATCTTTCACACAAGGTCGGTGGAACTATGAAAGATGGGGTGGATTTGACCCAATATCAAGCCGCAATGCTAAGCCTCCTGGAGTTGAATTGTGGGCTGTCTTTGATGTCCCTCTAGACCAGGTTGATGCTTCTTGGAAAAATTTAACCCATTCTCTGTCAGGTCTCTTCTGTGCTTCAATCAACTTCCTAGAGTCTTCTACCTCTTATTCTGCTCCTAAATGGGCATTTCAATCAGCTTTAGGCAGTTTAAGATATGGTACACTGCCACGAGAAGCTGTCTGCACTGAGAATCTTACTCCGTGGTTGAAACTCCTTCCTTGTAGAGATAAAGCTGGCCTCTCTGCCTTAATGGATAGACCATCCATTTACAGAAGCTTCTACCACTCTCAGCGATTGCACTTGTCAATATCCGGAGCTTCTGCAGATGGGTTAGATTCACAAGTTATCCTAGAACAAACTCTTACAGTTGTACTTCAGCCAAATATTCAGAGAGCTGGTATGAACTATCTCAGTGAAACAAAGATACAACCTAGCTGGTCTCTGAGTTCAATATTTGGGAGAAAAATCAATGGAAGATGTGTTCTTGCCAAGTTGAGTAATGTCTATCTTCAACTTGAGAGAGGTCTAGTTGCTCAAATTGAGAATCTCCAGAAGAATACTGCTGTATATGCTGCTAATGACTCAGGTCCAGACGATTTTAGAAGGAATATTGGCTTTGAATTATCTGTTATGCCTGACAGGGTGCATAGAGAAGTGGAAAAGAGCTCCTCAATTCTATATGAATATCCAATCAAAGAGTATAAAGACACTGAACAATTTGATTTAGGATTAACATGGAAGCATCCAGTTGTTTGGTCCAGCCCACATGCACCTTTATACGCCAGTAGATTTTTAATGGGGAGTGGAAATGAAAGAGGTACGATTTCAATATCCATGAAATCAACAGAATTGAGTCAGGGCTTCATTGCGACCAATAATACTGGTGAGAGGTGTAAGTTGCAAGTTAATGTTCTCCAAATTGTGCCTTGGTATATTAAGGTATATTATCATACGTTACAGTTATTAGTTGATGAAAGGATTCAAGTAGTCTCAGATTTTGTTGAGAGAATGCGTGTTTCACCCTCTGAAGACAAAGTATCGACAGGGGTGATGGAGCTGGTTCTCAGATTTCCTTGTGAAGTAAAGTCAGCTTTATTAAATATAGAGTTTGATAAG GGATTCTTGCACATTGATGAATACCCTCCAGATGCTAATCAAGGATTTGACATTCCCTCAGCAATAATAAGCTTTCCTGACTTCCATGCTGGTTTGCAATTTTCTGATGACTCTATAAGCAAGACACCAATGTTGTCTAAATTACAG GAAAAGAGCCCTGTTCTCTCTTACACAGAAGTTTTGCTTGTACCATTGACAACTCCTGATTTCAGTATGCCTTATAATGTCATTACAATCACATGCACAATTTTTGCATTGTATTTTGGATCTTTGCTAAATGTACTCCGGAGACGAGTTGGAGAGGAGGAAAGACTTTTGAAAAACAAAG ATGCAACCAAAGGTGCGTTCCTTCGTCGAGTATTAACTAAATTATCTTCCAAGCTTAGAGGGAGATCACCGGAATCTACTCAACCACGATCATCATTATCCTTCATTACTCCAAAATTGATTCTTAGAGTACTAGTGGTTGCAGGAATTGCAGTTGCATGGCACTACTACTCGCAATGA